The DNA region GATGGTACTTTTGACTCCTCTCACTGACCAGAccaggagagggagggggggctgaTGCAGTGGGAGATCTCAAATGAGAATGATCTCCTCTCCACCCAACGATCGCCATGCTCGGATTGGAAACCCTGCAGAATTCAGCTCAATATTCCAGTTGGttttcctttcccctctcttGAGTCCTTCTCCAAAACCCCCCCAAAGGCGAATCGGCCCCAGGTTTGGCCGTGGCTTTCGACAGGGTTCGATGACTCTTTTACCCTCTTCTCGGGCTGATATGCGCTCTCACCCTCCCCTTGTCGGTTTTGGTACAGATACTGGCATACTGCTGCTACTGTGCTGACCCGGCTGCTGAGCATCGAACCGTAGCGTAGTtaaccccctccctccctctctgctCTGGGTGTTCCCCGTTGGCCGACAAACCGACAGAACCAAAACTACTTGAGGCTGAGACTCCGTCAGCAGGCCCTCTCATAAGGTCCCAAGGtccctccccgccccccgTCCATGTCAGCTCGATCCCCGTTCCCTCCCCGTTCCCTCCCCGTTTCTCCCGCTCCCGTCGCCTGGTTCCCAGTTGGCCCATTTGGCTGCTGCTCATCTGTCCATCTGTTCATCTGACATCCAGTCGAATCTCAGTCGACCTgccctctctcactctcactcccCCACATCTATACAACAATCCGATTGTTGGCTGCTTTGCCCTGGAGGCTCATTAATGTCGTGTTGTTCCTGCATCTGTGCCTCGCAGACATTGTTTCTCTTGTTCCTCTCCCCTTTCCACTCTCACACCTCGGCCGAGATACGTAGGCACACTGCAAACTGAACCCTGCCTGCCCCTCACAACGAAGCTCCTCACGCCCGCCTTGCCCTATCCATCTATCTGCCTGCCGCCTTGTCTGCCTAGCTGCTACCTCGGGGACAGACGACCTCTCATATCCCGTCTTACGTATTCAACCCCAACCTATCTTGGCTGAATCTTACCCACCTCTCCTGCAACTACAACCTCTCTACGGATACCCTTCCCCTCAAACACTTCATCGTCCGTCCGAGGGGTGCCTAGAGTCCCTTAAATCTGAGCCTTATCCCGTCTTTCCGCAACCGCATTCCCTGCCGCGCATGGGCCACGCCGGCTAGGCCAACATCGTCAATCCCTTCCTTTGCCTGATGGGAGACCGCCGCGTCCGCGGCTCGGAGGAGCCGTCGGAGGAAAAGACGGAACCATTCTCACAGACTGAAATCGACGCGCGCATGAGGAGCATCCGCGTTGAGGAGTccttcgacctcgtccaggCCGATCCTGTGCCGCTCGACAAGCTGCGCGTCGAGGAGCACCACCACAAGCAGGGCATCCGCATCCTCGTCCGACCCCTCACCCGGAGCCGCTCCGTGAGCCCGGGCAACTACAACTGCCAGTGGCTCGCCCtccgcgccgaggtcgcctCCGAGAAGGACCCCCAGCACAAGGTGCTCGCCGTTTCCCAAACGTCCCGGGACATCAAGTTCTCCGTGCGCATCCCTCCGGagcgcctcgacgacaacaccCCGCGCCCGCCCCTGTGGTGCGAGCTCTACTACGACCCGGCCAGCGACAATCAGATCCTGCTGAACCGCTCCGAGGTGCCCATCTCATTAACGAGGATCTCCGACGGCCCTGCCTCCAGCGTCAGTTGGGCCGTCAACCCGGGAACCCCAAAGGCCCTGTCGCCGGGCACATGGCGCATCAACGTGCGCGACATCGAAGTTCTCGACTTTAGGATCTTGGAGAAGCGGCCCGCCTTCTTcaagctcgccgagcccgccgtCAAAGACGAGGCCCCTTCCAACTCGGATGCGGACGCTATCAACGCTTCCGGCAAGCGGTCTTTCACCGCCGAGCACGAGGGCTCGCGATCAGAAAAGAAGGCTCGCACCACGGACGAGGTCGGCATGGATgcgaagaaggacaaggaagACGGCGTCATCATGTTCCTCCGACCGGCAGCCGAGCCCCTCGTGTTCCCCCTCCCGACCGAGGCTAAGAGCAGAGACGTAGTGCCGACCAACGGCCACGCGCTGCTCGACATGCAACGCGAAGAGGCTGTGGTGATCCCCGGCGGGTGCGAGATCGACGAGTACACGGTCACAAAGCGTGACCAGAtcgcgtcgacgacgctctCGTCCGTCTTTATCGCCGAGCACTCCAACGTGCccgacggcatcgtcacGGTCAAGGTGCTCAAGACGCGGTCTGCCAACCCCAACGGCAAGCCGCAGGACAACGAGCGCAACGTAATCCGGCAGGCCGACATGTGGCTGCGCGAGTACCAGAGCCAGGACGACCTGCGCCACCACTCCATCGTCAAGCTTtacggcggcgacgcgcgCTACCTCTCGCTCTACATGGAgcacgtcgacgccaaggaccTCTCGGCCAAGGGCGTGTGGCGCTCGCAAGTCGACCacggcttcctcggcgaccgCTCCGACGCCTTCGCCATCTTGCGCGACATCAGCGGCGCCCTGAACTACCTGCACGGCAAGTCCCTTGTGCACAACGACATCAAGCCCGCCAACATCCTCTACTCGCCCGCCCGCGGCGCCGTGCTCTGCGACTTTGGCCTGTCGACGCACACGAGCGGGCCCGTCACGACGGGCGGCACCCCCTACTACATCCCGCCCGAGTTCATCGGCAAGAAGCTGCGCGGCCCGCCGTCGGACGTCTgggccctcggcgtcaccATGCTATACGTTCTCGGCAAGATCCCCTTCCCGGATGCGCGCTCGCGCAAGGCCGCCAACAAGCCGGCGCTGTACTGGATGATCGCCGACGTCAACCGCCCGCCTgcgcagccgcagccgcacCGGCCGGGCCAGCCGTGCAgccacgccgtcgacctgaTGTATGTCTGGCTGAGCGAGGTGGCCGTCGCGAGGGAGAAGCTGTACCCGCGCGACAAGCTCGAGCGGCTCGTGTCGGACATGCTCATCGCCGTGCCGAGCCAGCGCATCACGATGGCGCGGGTCGTGAGGGAGATGTATCTCCTGGAGCAGCAGGCCCTCGCCAAGAGGTGATTCTGATGTGATTGTTTTACTTTTTATTTTGGACTTTTGCTTTGCATGAAAGCTAACGCACGCGTATCGGATTATACGTTAATGGCTCTGTTTTGCTTTTTGTCGAGATATAAAGGTCGCTGGCTTGCAGCGACTCGAGCGAGACGGGATGATGTTACTGCGAGAGATACCACTTTGATGTTGTTGAGAAGAAGACTATGAATTTTCCGAGCATGATAAACTTGAGTACGTTTTGGACATCTGCATTTGTTTTGTTGTCGCATCTCACACATATACGAACACACACTGAGCACAGCATTGAGATGCAATCTGGTggttttctttccttttccttttgACTCATGTTTGCATCCAGGGGATGAGCGGACTGGTTGGTATCAAAGCATTCCATGTACATTAGAAGGGacacgcacacacatacGCAAGCATACAAACGCGCACCGACGCATTTCTCATGCTGTACTTCCGCTCCCCGTTATATCGTGACGTTCGTTCAACATTCCATTTAATACCGActccctcttctccaggACCAGGCTGGTTTCGTGGCCTTCCTTACAATCTCATGCCAAAGGCGAAGACGAAGCTAAGACCGACGAAGGTCGTCAGCGCGAGCATGTGTacgccgctgccggccgCACCGCTGgagccgccgttgccgccagTCGAGTTGCCGGTGctgttgccggcgccgccttcgatggtgccgttggcgctCTGCTCCTTGACCGTGTAGACCGAGACGCCCTCGGTCTTGCACTGCTCCGACGAGGGGTTCGTGGCGTTGGACGTGAAGCGGATGTCGGCGCACTGCGTCCCGTTGCGAAGTCAGCACACTCTCGATACCACTCTCTATTCACGATGCAGCACCCAAGAAGATTGggacgaaggggggggcgggaaACTTGGTAGGATATACGTACGTTGTACAGGCCGGCTCCCGAGTCACCGACGGTGATGACCTGCAGACTGGCGCGCTGGCCGTCCTGGGCGGGCGTGGGCAgggccagcttctcgacgcAGAGGGTGCCAGAGCCGGTGGCGTTCCAGAACTGAGGGGTCAGGGTGATGTTGTGCGTCGAGACGTTgccgttggcctcgaggccgaggttgatGAAGACGTAGGTCCAGTCATGGTGCAGGtccagctcgacggcgccgccgtcgaggggcCAGTCGGTGACATTGCCCGCACCATAggggacgccggcgcctgTGGTTCAGGTTAGTCATGGGCTCGGGACGTACTGTGACGGCGTGTTGCTTCGTTGGtggaagggggagaaggaagaggaggaacGTCGTACATGGGTATGTCCACTGCGAGAAGCCCGTCACGTTGGTTGGCTTGAGGGTGTCGGCGCGCCACTCAGGGTAGGTGAGGCCGAAGTGGGCGGAGGCGAGGTtcgcggcgccgagggcgacgaggagggtcTTGGGGGCCATGGTGTGTCGGGTTTCGGCGGGGGGTCTTCAGGGTCTGACTGTTGTTTAACTTTGTACAGCGGATCGTCGGGGATGCCAGGTGATGGAGAACTGCCAAGACGTGATGGGAGAAAGGGTGAGATGTTGGGGGGGCGGACGAGCTCAGCGGAGGCAAAGCGATTATATATCAAAGCCAACAGCATCCTCCCCGCAGGAGCATGCCGCGCCCATGGTAGGCAGCTCTGCTTACCCTTTCCCTCTGGCAAAAGAGACACAGACAAGGATGCGAGCTGTAGCTGCGGTGGCAGATGGACTAGAACGGTCCCCCGGGACCAGCTTCGCAGCACGAGGAAATATCCCCTCAGAGACGCCACACATGCAgctagagagagagaagagagagagagaggcgcgGAGAGGACTCGTCAAAGAACCCATGGCGACCACTCGCTTCGCGGGTGTGCGGTAGCAAAACGATGGTCACATCCTTTCCACGACCTTTGTCTCGTACTGTCTGGGCTTGACGGCGGATCTTCACCGCGACAAGGGCCGGGAGACCGAGAGAAGATACAATAGAGTCGATTGGccctctgccccccccccccccccgcaaCGGGAAGGTGAGCCAATAGAGGACGCCAATTGAGCAAGTTTATTTCTCTCGTCCTAGTCTAGCGGGAGGAGTAACAGCTGTCTAGGGCTGGCCCAAGTCAAATAAGCGTCTGGTGTGaaaggctgctgctggacatTGATAGAGAATAGACAAGAGGccacagagagagagagaggctcAAGATGTGTATGGCTTCCCTTTGGCTGGGCGACGAATCAAATGGCGCGGGGCAAGGGGGTGCGAGGCGGGCGCTAGCGCAGTGTCTCTGGATGCAAGTATCTTGCTCAAACTCCCGCACTCATGGCCCGAATGGGAGAAACGCGGCGCGGGTGCAGAAGGCGCGGGATTGGGTGGTGAATGGACGGTGGAATGAAGCGTATGTCTGTTGTCTGGTCAATCCAGTCACGCGTGCGTGCAAAGAGATGAGGCCGGCATGGTTCTGCCTGTGAATGCGGCGATAGATGCTCAATCTTGAAGAGTGGTGAGGGCTAGTTCGTGTGGCGTTGTGACTACGGTgacggagaggaggagacaCGAGTTTAGTTTTGAGTGAGTTTTATTGACGCTTATGATGTGTCAAGACTGAATGCCAGCGCGCAACGAGATAGTAAAGAGGCAACTGGAGTCTGTGCAGGGTTTGGCGAAATGGGAATACCCCAGAGAAGCAATCGCTTGGCCTCGATCTCTACTTTGTTGCACCAAGCGGAAACGACTCACTCCAGACAAGCCTCCGCCAAGCACTATGCGTCCTTGGACCGAGTCCGGATTGATGTGGGACCTTCCTCCCGGCCTTCCTCCCTGTCCTCCGGAGCACCTCCACcagctccggcgccggcgttcAAAGTTTTGGCTGTTCCGAGCCTTGAGGGACGTGCGAAGCTTGACCAAACCCCGCTGGCGAGCCTATCTCGACCCCATCCGCGAGGCCCTGCTCGTAACATGCGAGGAGGAGCCGAAAGGAAACGTTTATCGACCATTGTTTAGGTATGTCCATCTATAACCTTTGTTTCCGTTGCTTGCAAGAATGCTATTTCAACGACAACTTAACACGTCTCGCTTCAAATGACGATCATGAGGGAGTTAATAGTTCTTCGAGACCTTTGCCGTGTCTAGTTGTTAGACACTGGAACCCAGCGGATCACATCAGACACTGTTGCGAGTTTTCAGCCGCCATCATAGAGCTACAGCTGAAAGTGATGCTTATCAGCTGACTCAGCAACCACAGGCGCCGATGGTTTAGTGGTAAAATTCTCCGTTGCCATCCAGCAGCGTCGGGGAGCCGGGGGTTCGattccccctcggcgcatTGTTTTTGCCAGAATTTGTGTTGTTGGCAGGCCCGTTTGATCCGGATTTACTCCGAGATTAGAGCTTTTTACTAATGCGCAGATTCCAACAGTTACTGCATTGTAATTATAAAGACGCAACTACTAACTAGTATAAATACATTTAGATCTTGTATTTTTCTAGCTTGGTTGTAACTTGGTTAGTTAGCCCTTGCATAGATAGACGAAGCTTAAGATGcctgccagccagccaggTGGGCAGACAGATTTAGCTAGTCAATACAGACAAGTAATTCTAATGCTATATAAATCTAACTCTTTGTAGCCCAACAACACTTAAcaacaaggacgacgacggatAGTCAGATAACAATACAAACCTACAACTAGCGCTTAACTAGTTATTCTGTTAGGGTAATGGAAAGTAGGGGCTGGAGGAAAGGGGGCGACTGATGTTTTGTAGCTGGTGCGGCAGTGGGCGAACAATGAAAACCTTCGAGGGACGCTTCATGCCCCGTGGCCCGAGTCCCAAATACATCAGTCATCAGAAGTAGGATTTATAGGCGGGTGAATAATTGTTTACTACGTCCCCCTATGTTCCAACAATATCAATTAAGTTTAGTAGGGTCATAGATTTGCTTGCTCGATTTGCAGGCTGCCTTGTTTTGATCGCCTCACTTCTTGCAAACTGGCTCCTCCGGCACGTCGTCGTAGAAATCATCCTGGTACGCGGCGTCCAGCTGGCTCTGGAAGTTTGCGTCGGTAAACGGCACTTGGCTCGCATAATAAttggcgtcggcgagtgCCTCGCTTGCCTCCACCGGTAGAGAAGTCCAGCTGACGAGGGTGCGGTCGTAGACGCtgtcgccgtcttctccctTGAAGGGGGACATCGCGTTGTCGTGAATCTGGACCTTTGGGTGCGtggccttgtcggcgccTGCATTCGAAGGACCAAAGGATATGTCGCTAGCAGGTGCTGATCCCCATTTTAGGTGATCTGTCGTATAAGATATACCGGCAGGCTGAAGTGCTGCGAGATTGTCGGGCTTACAACCCCATTGTTTGATCCAGACGACGGTACTAGCCCAGTAGTGGCGgtggccgttgtcgtcgcccttggcccAACGAACTTTCGGAAAGTAGTAGGCGTAAAGAATCCCAACGCGGCCATGGCTTTTTCCGCGACGGACGTAGACCTGTCCCttgccaccaccgccgcacTTGCCCCTTCCTTTACCAGTAGGTTTCAAACCACCACTGTGTAGAACAGAGTTAGCTATGAGTGTCATGTGCTAATGGTAAGGGTTGATAAGAAAGACCGATGTGTTGGACGGCCTCGCCTGCTTACCCTAGACTGCCAGTAGCATCAACGGCGGGATAAGGGTCGCA from Colletotrichum higginsianum IMI 349063 chromosome 4, whole genome shotgun sequence includes:
- a CDS encoding Map kinase kinase skh1 pek1, whose product is MGDRRVRGSEEPSEEKTEPFSQTEIDARMRSIRVEESFDLVQADPVPLDKLRVEEHHHKQGIRILVRPLTRSRSVSPGNYNCQWLALRAEVASEKDPQHKVLAVSQTSRDIKFSVRIPPERLDDNTPRPPLWCELYYDPASDNQILLNRSEVPISLTRISDGPASSVSWAVNPGTPKALSPGTWRINVRDIEVLDFRILEKRPAFFKLAEPAVKDEAPSNSDADAINASGKRSFTAEHEGSRSEKKARTTDEVGMDAKKDKEDGVIMFLRPAAEPLVFPLPTEAKSRDVVPTNGHALLDMQREEAVVIPGGCEIDEYTVTKRDQIASTTLSSVFIAEHSNVPDGIVTVKVLKTRSANPNGKPQDNERNVIRQADMWLREYQSQDDLRHHSIVKLYGGDARYLSLYMEHVDAKDLSAKGVWRSQVDHGFLGDRSDAFAILRDISGALNYLHGKSLVHNDIKPANILYSPARGAVLCDFGLSTHTSGPVTTGGTPYYIPPEFIGKKLRGPPSDVWALGVTMLYVLGKIPFPDARSRKAANKPALYWMIADVNRPPAQPQPHRPGQPCSHAVDLMYVWLSEVAVAREKLYPRDKLERLVSDMLIAVPSQRITMARVVREMYLLEQQALAKR
- a CDS encoding Gpi anchored protein, yielding MAPKTLLVALGAANLASAHFGLTYPEWRADTLKPTNVTGFSQWTYPCAGVPYGAGNVTDWPLDGGAVELDLHHDWTYVFINLGLEANGNVSTHNITLTPQFWNATGSGTLCVEKLALPTPAQDGQRASLQVITVGDSGAGLYNCADIRFTSNATNPSSEQCKTEGVSVYTVKEQSANGTIEGGAGNSTGNSTGGNGGSSGAAGSGVHMLALTTFVGLSFVFAFGMRL
- a CDS encoding NLP3 protein; translated protein: MQFLTLLSLLVLHFGAAAGKQWCLCVADGKAQDAATKRVCNRYIEGVLKPHNGAQVYLGQTLDGLNHDVCIGEARVSFVRSEFKAQCDEIGKVTSFNCWRDDDSGQSWIGHDQVVALPEKADVGFEGQVELRFNPYLFVSGGCDPYPAVDATGSLGGGLKPTGKGRGKCGGGGKGQVYVRRGKSHGRVGILYAYYFPKVRWAKGDDNGHRHYWASTVVWIKQWGCKPDNLAALQPAGISYTTDHLKWGSAPASDISFGPSNAGADKATHPKVQIHDNAMSPFKGEDGDSVYDRTLVSWTSLPVEASEALADANYYASQVPFTDANFQSQLDAAYQDDFYDDVPEEPVCKK